A window of Candidatus Bathyarchaeia archaeon genomic DNA:
AGTTTCTGAAGCTAGATCCGATGAGTTAAGGTTTAGGAAGGCTTGTCTATGCGCTATTGTGGGCAACGTCATGGAGTTTAATATTCCGGGGCACACGTTCAATTTCAGCGATCTACGTAAGCTCATTTTTGAAGCCGAGCAGAGTCTGGCGATAGACGATATATCTGAGGCTTTTAAAGCCGCTAAAAGATCTAAGCTGACTGTTTACCTGGCGGATAACGCTGGCGAAATAGCCTTTGACGCGCTGCTCATTAGGGAGCTGAAAAAGATCGGCAATAAAGTTGTTGTCGCGGTTAAAAGTGAAGCTGTCTCCAATGACGCGACTATGGAGGACGCCCTACAGGTTGGTTTAAACATGATTGCCGATATAGTGACTACAACCGGAAGCGATATGATGGGGCTTATATTGTCGGAGTGCAGCCAAGACTTTCTAGAAATATATGGCTCCGCGGATCTTGTAATCGCAAAGGGTATGGGGAACGCTGAAACGATAACCGAAATGGAGTTAAACGCACCGCATCTACTTCTCCTCAGAACGAAATGCGTTAATGTAGCCAATTACTTTGGTGTTGAAAGAGATAAAAATGTAGCTAAACTCATGCACCCAAAACAATAAACTGTGTGAAAAATAATGCTGACCAAGCTTAAACATAAGATTCAAAAGATAGTTTCCGCGGAAGCCAGATTGATGCATAGCGCTGGCCTAAAACCGAATGTCGTAAGCGCCATGGGCGTGGTGTTCGGCCTTCTTTCAGGCTTAGCCTACTGGGCTGCCGGGGTCTCGCTAGCCGATTTAAATGCCTATAGAATCTACTTATCTACAGCAACTGTTCTTTTAATGCTCTCAGGCTTCTGTGACGCTCTGGACGGAGCGCTGGCTAGACTTTACGGCGAAGTGACCGCGCTGGGCGGCTTCCTAGATTCGCTGCTTGACAGGTATGTGGATTCAGCGGTTTTATGCGGCTTAATTTTAAGCGGTCTCTGCGATCTTTTCTGGGGATTTTTAGCCCTCATAGGTTCGCTGCTAACGAGTTATGTTAGGGCTAGGTCTGAGGCGGCTGATGTGCCGATGGAGACCGTGGGCATTATGGAGAGGGCTGAGAGAATAATTGTGATAATCGCCGCAAGCATAATAAGCGCCCTTTTGGCTGAAGCAACTGCTCTAAGGGTCAGCATAATTTTTTTAGCTATAGCATCAAATCTCACAGTTATTCAGAGAGCTCTCTACTTCCGCAGAAAGGTCTCCCAAAAACAATAGATGACCGCTTATGGTTTAAGGGGCATCTTTACCTTTCGCTCTTCCCTAGCCCTTACTTTAACTAAGCCCCTATAAACGGCGCATGAAATACAATAGTATAATGTCTCGGTTCGGCTAGATATATAGGCGCCCTTCTGCCTAAGCTCCTTAGCTAAAGCAGAGTCGACAAGCGAGATACGGCGCGTAACCTTCTTAGCCTTATCCCGTGGAACAAGTTCACCGCACCCACTGCAGTGGACTAGGTCGCCCCTACCCTTCTGCCCCTTCGAACGACCCCTATTCTTACGCTTATAGGGCATAGATCAGCATCCTCACATATTTTTCTCTGTTCTCTTGGGATTAAAAGGCAGAATATCTTATTATACCTTACGCTTCCCAATTATTTTACAAACAAAAATCTTAAATACTTAATTCTCTTGTATAGAACTCTGTGTACTATAGGAATTTTTAAATTAAAAAATAGGGGTGGTTTAGTTAATGTCGGCTCAGCTACCACGGCTTTTAGTCTTCCTAGTGATAGGATTAGTTATAGGAGCTGGCTTAACATACGCTTATCTGAGCGCAACTTATGCGGAGCTGAATGTGACGGTAAGAAATCTAAACGATAAAGTTGCAGCTCTACAAAGCATGCTCGGCGAGTTAAACAAAACGGTGGAATATAAGATTGGCGTCAGCCTACCATTGACAGGCGAGCTTGCGGATGTCGGTGTTCAATGGAAGACAGTTGTGGAAATGGCCATCGAGGACTTAAACAGAGAGATGATGAAATACGGTATAAGAGCTAAATTTACACCCGTTATACAAGACGATAAGACTTCGCCCACAGAGGCTCTAGTTGCCGTCCAAACACTTCACCAAGCGGGCATAAAAGTCATAATTGGACCGGCTGCCAGCTCGCAAGTTAAAGCTGTGAAAAGTTATGCTGACGACAATAAAATAGTCATCATATCGCCCTCATCAACCTCCCCAACACTAGCGATACCGAACGATTATATATTCAGGACGGTCGGGTCAGACGCCGGGCAATCAAGGGCGCTAGCAGCGCTCGTTAAATCTCAGGGAATTAATAAAGTGATAGTTTTTCATAGAGATGATGAATATGGCGTGGCGTTTGAGGAGTTCTTTAAGAAAGAATTTTCAGCCTTAGGTGGTATAGCGATAGGGATGAAGTATGCGTCTGGTCTACCGGATTATGCCAGCGAGGTTGCGCAGCTCAGCGTGAGAGCTAGAGAGGAGAGGGTTGAGGGCATAGTGATGATAACTTTCGACACTGATGGGGTTAACATATTGAGCCATGCTAGCCGAGATCCATTCCTATCATCATTAAGATGGTTCTCAAGCGAAGGCGTGCACGGTGCGAGAGGTCTGCTTGAAGAGAATATAGCGAGTTTCATTAAGGTTACAAATCTGCTGGGGACTAGACCGCTTTTCAGGGAGAACCCGCTGCTTAAAGAGTTCGCCGCGCGATATAAGGCTAGAACAGGGCATGATCCCCCGGTTTTCTCAGCGAACCTATATGACGCCGTCATGCTCGCTGGATGGGCTATTGTCAGGGCTGGAAAGTATGAGGGAGAAGCAATAAGAGCGGCTTTAGTAGAGGTTGCTAACAGATATTATGGGCCTTCTGGACTGACGATGTTTGACGAGAATGGAGATAAGCTCCTGCAGGATTACTCCATATGGACGGTTAAATTCAGCGAGCAAGAGCGGAAATACGTTTACCTTGATGTGGGGAGCTACTCTGCAGGCGTAATCACCATGGGAGAGTAGAAAAGGATAAAAAGTAAATCTTTTCTACTCCTTTATTTATTTGTTTCTAGTTAATGGAAATGAATCTTTATTCGAGAGATGGACGGTGAGACCTGATTGGTGGCGGAGCTGGCTAATGTGATTAACATGGCGTGGTACATCTGCATATATAGTTTAATGGCTGTACCCTTAACGCTAAGCTATAGAACAAGTAAGGTTCTAAATTTCGCCCATGGCATATACGCTACTGTCGGCGCTTATATGCCAGTTTTAATAAGTAAGGGCTTAAAAATGAGCGTGCCATTCATCCCAGTAATTTTCGTCTCGTTCGCCTTTGGAGCCACGCTAGCCGTGATAACTCATGTTCTTGTTTTCTCGCCGCTAATTAAAAGGAGATCTACGCCGGTCACATTAATGATAGCTTCGATGGGAGCATGGATCTTTATTAAATATATGTTTTATGCTGTTTTAGGGGTCCTACAGAAAACTTGGTTAACCCCCCTATTCTATGTGTCTCCCGATATAGATGTTCCATCAACATTATCTCTAGTTGGAATTGAGGTAAACGCAAAGTTTCTATTTACTTTGGCATTAACGGCTATAGTCTTTGCGCTATTAGCGTTCTTCTTAATGAAAACTAAAACGGGTATGGCGGTTAGAGCTATTGCAGACAATCTTGAGCTAGCACAAATATCTGGGATTTCAAGAGAAAAAATACTTATGGTTACGTGGGCTATTTCTGGAGGGCTTGCAGCTATCGGTGGATTAGCTTGGTCATTGTTCGCTTACGTCTCGCCGGAAACAGGTGACTCCGTGATCTTGCAAGTATTCGCATGCTCAGTTATTGGGGGTCTGGTAAGTTTACCGTTAACATTTATCGGCTCAATAATAATATCTTTCACAGAGAATGTGCTCATAGTTTTTCTCCACAGCTATCTTGGAATCGAATACAGCTTTCGCCCATTCCTTTCCTTCTTTGTTTTGGTGATGACGATTTTGATAAGACCGCCGGCTGGGGCTGGCGGCGGCTTACCCTACAGATATCTTCCTAAGGTTAAAGCTATGTGTAAAAGCATCTTTAGAATGAGGTGAGAAGCGGTGTTTGACTTAATAGGCTTCTTGATTTCCTGGCTAACCCTCTTCGGGATCTACGCTATCCTATCTTTATGCCTAAATATGGAGATCGGATACACGGGCATGGCTAATTTCGGGCTTGTAGCCTTCTTTGGGATAGGGGCGTTCGTAGCATCCTATACATCAATGAGTATTTTCCTCTCATTCTACGGTTACGATTACCCGGTTTACAGTCTAGACGCTATAATCGCCATTGGAAAAGTTGCTGGAAGAACGCCGTGGCTAAACATAGTCGTCTTCCTGTTTTCACTAGCCCTCTCATTTCTCGTAGCAGGTTTATCCGGATACCTTATTTCGTATCCCACATTAAGGGTTGGCCCCGCCTTCCTTGGGATAACCATACTAAGTTTTGGAGAGATGTTGAGGGTATTCATGAAGCACTTTACGCCTACGGGAGGCGCGTATGGCATACTTGGAATCCCCCATCCATTCGCATGGGTTTCAGACCCCGCGCTAAAAAACCTTTCATTCCTAGTACTAACATTAGCAATCTTAGCTGGAACACTTGTTTATTTCGAGCTTTTAGCCAACTCGCCTTACGGCAGGGTTTTAAGGTCAATAAGGGAAGATGAAGTAGCATCATTATGTATTGGTAAACCGGTTCCAAAGATAAAGGCGGAATTGCTTTTTGTTGCCTCGGGCATAAGTGGTGTTGCAGGCGCGCTATACGCATTTTATCTTGGGTCAGTGACTCCAGACATGTTTATCACAACTGTTACTTTCGAGGTTTGGAGCATGGTTATACTTGGCGGAAGAGGAAACAACTTCGGGTCTCTGCTTGGAACATTAGTATTCACCTTGCTTAATAGGGCGACATCCGTCTTAAACTTCATGCTTCCCGGACTTTTAATCGATCCAAACTATATTAGATGGATGATTACTGGCGCCCTAATAGTCATAATTCTCATATACAAGCCGAAGGGGCTTCTTCCTGAAAAACCCGTAAAGACAGAGGCTTGGAAGATTTTTGAGAGAGAAAAGGAGAAGAAGCATGTTTCGAGAAGAGCGTTAACCGATGTTGTTTCCAAAGCATTAGCCTACTTAAAAACGGCATTGTATTGGCTTATTGGGAGGGAGTCTGGTTGACAGACCCCATACTATTAGTTCAAAATGTGAGCAAAAGATTCGGCGGCGTTGAAGCGCTTAAAGATGTCAGCCTTAAGGTGGAAAGGGGATCTATAACGGGGTTAATAGGCCCAAACGGCAGTGGTAAAAGTACGTTATTCAATATTATAACTGGATTTTATAAGCCTGATTCCGGCAGCGTTTTCTTTGAGGGAAGGCGGATAGACGGGTTAAATCCGAATGAAATATATGATATGGGGATAGCGAGAACTTTCCAGATACCGAGACTCTTCAGCTCGCTCACAATCCTCGAGAATATGATGTTGAGCCCAAAGGGGCAGAAAGGAGAAAAACTGTTTAGAGCGCCTTTTAGAAAAGAGTGGATAAAAGAGGAATTGCAGATAGCTAGTGAAGTTAAAAGCCTCCTAAAAGAGTTTGAGATGGATGGGATCTACAATTCATATGCAGCAAGCCTGTCAGGCGGACACATCAAAATGGTTGAAACAAGCAAGGGCATACTCGGAAGAGCCAAATTAATACTTTTAGACGAGCCGACGGCGGGCGTGCATTACGCTGTTGGCAGAAGCCTCTTCGAATATATAAGCTACTTAAGGAAAACGCGCAACTTAACATTCTTTATTATTGAGCATAGGATAGATCTGCTTTTTGACTACGTGGATTACGTTTATGTCTTACATATGGGTAAAGTTCTCTCTCAAGGAACACCCGAGGAAGTATCAGCGGATCCTAAAGTAATAGAATCTTATATAGGTGGTGGCTGAGAATGGCGCTTCTCGAATTAAATAATGTGACGTCAGGATATGGAAGGATGATAGTTCTGGAGAAAATAGACATGTACGTTAATGAGGGTGAAATAGTTTCACTTCTGGGGCCGAACGGCGCTGGTAAAACAACCCTTCTAAACACAATATCTGGTTTAGCAGACGTCTTTGAGGGCGACATCATATTTAACGGTGTGAGCATTAAAGGCAGAAGCCCAGATAAGATCGCGGCTATGGGAATAGGTTACTCGCCACAACAACAAAACATTTTTCCAAACTTCACTGTGGAGGAAAACCTGATACTCGGCGCATATCTACGGAAGGACAGGGAAGTAAAAAAGGACATCGAGGAGATTTTTGAGATTTTTCCAGAAATAGAGAGAAGAAGGCATAATTTGGCGAAGACTCTTAGCGGCGGAGAGAGACAGATGCTTGCTGTTGCTAGAGCATTAATGCTGAAACCTAAACTCCTACTGTGTGATGAGCCGACGGCGGGATTGGCGCCCAAGGTTGCGAGTATGCTGGCTAAAAAAATGAAGGAGATAAGGGAGCGCGGGACAACGATAATTATGGTTGAACAGAACGCTAAGATAGCTTTAAGCGTATCCGATAGAACATACATTTTAGCTGGGGGCAGAATCGTATCGCATGATTCCTCAGCCAACCTTCTCATGAAGAAAGATCTTGAACAGCTCTACTTCAAGTAGCTCTAAAATACAATTTTTCAAAATGTTTTTCAATCCCCTCTTATTATCTTCATTTTATGCAGGGAACAATCGTCAATGCTATCGCGGTCATCGTTGGCAGCTTAATCGGAATTTTTCTGCGCGGTAAATTTCCAGATAGAGTTAAAGGCATTGTTTTTCAGGGCATAGGTCTCGTAACCCTATTTATCGGTTTTCAGATGGCTTTAAAGACCAGTAACCTCATTATACTGTTTTTTAGTATGCTCATCGGCGCTATTACAGGCGAGGTTCTTAATGTTGAGGGGCGGATTGAGGGCTTTGGAAATTTTGTTAAGTCGAAGTTTAGTTCCGGGGAAGATAAGTTCGTTGAAGGTTTTATAACTGCCTTCCTAATCTTCTGTATGGGTTCCATGACTATCGTCGGCTCGATAGAGGATGGCTTAAACGGGAACCCAAGCATTCTGTACGCTAAATCTATGCTTGACGGCTTCGCATCCATATCGCTTGCGTCTGTTTTAGGCTTCGGCGTCCTCTTCTCAGCTATACCGCTACTACTGTATCAAGGCGGAATAACGCTGCTGGCGTCGCTCTCAAAAGCCTTCTTCACAGAGACCGTAGTAAATGAGCTCAGTGCTGCGGGAGGCATAATATTAATAGGGCTAGGAATAAATCTCCTTGAGATAAGGAAGATAAGGGTCGCGAATCTGCTGCCATCATTAGTGTTCTCCGCAGCCATAACATATCTATTGCCATGCTTACATATCATTTAGAAGGATTCGAAATGTTCGATATAGTGACCGTAGGGCATTTTGCAATAGACCTCATATTGCCACCCGGTGAAGTAAAGCCAAGAAGAAGGTTTGGTGGCCCACCGACGTATGTGTCGCTATCCGCTGGCAAGCTTGGCTCACGGGTTTCAGTCATATCGAGGGTTGGAGGAGACTTTCCAGCAAGATACGTTGAGTGGCTTGAGAAGAGGGGCGTTGACTTATCCGGCCTAAAGATCTGCGAAGGCTCTAGAACCACAAGTTTCCTAATAAAGTATTATCGGGACGGGAGCAGAGACATGTTTCTTAAGGGCAGAGCGCCGCCAATATCTGTTGAGGATCTGCCTCAGTCGCTGGAGGCTAAATCTATTCATATATCGCCTATAGCTGGCGAGGTCTCAGCGGATTTGATCAGAGTGTCCAGCGGCATCACGCCCACAGTATCCCTCGACCCCCAGGGGTTACTTAGACGCTTTGACAGCGATGGGAGAATGAGCCTCCGCGGAGTAGATAGCCCAGATTTTCTCAGATACATTAAGGTCTTCAAGTCTTCTGAGAGGGAGATGAAGGTTTTTACTGGAATAAGCGACATTATTGGAGCCCTGAGAAAGGTTAGGGCTTATGGTGTAGATGTAGCGATAGCTACGATGGGGGATAGGGGCTCACTGATATCGTTTGATGATAAAGTCTTCAGCGTGCCAGCCGCCAAATCTAGGGTTATTATGGATCCGACTGGTGCGGGAGACGCGTTTATAGGTGCCTTCCTATCCGAGTACGTTAACGGTGAAGATCCATTATGGTGCGCGTGTGTTGGAGCAGCGGCAGCCTCGTTCCTCATAGAGAGGATTGGGCCTAAAGGGTTTAAAGGCAGGAAAGACGTTTATAGAAGGGCGTTGGAAGTTTACAGTAAGGCTTTAATCCTCAACCATATATGAGGGAAAATGTTTAGCTAGTGTTAGAGAGGGTTCCCCGGATGGGTAGGGTTTCTAAAGGCGCTAAATGCAGCGTTGAAGGGTGCGATAAAGAGGCTGTCCGCTCTCTGGACTCTGGAAAAGTCCATGC
This region includes:
- a CDS encoding CDP-alcohol phosphatidyltransferase family protein, producing MLTKLKHKIQKIVSAEARLMHSAGLKPNVVSAMGVVFGLLSGLAYWAAGVSLADLNAYRIYLSTATVLLMLSGFCDALDGALARLYGEVTALGGFLDSLLDRYVDSAVLCGLILSGLCDLFWGFLALIGSLLTSYVRARSEAADVPMETVGIMERAERIIVIIAASIISALLAEATALRVSIIFLAIASNLTVIQRALYFRRKVSQKQ
- a CDS encoding 30S ribosomal protein S26e, with protein sequence MPYKRKNRGRSKGQKGRGDLVHCSGCGELVPRDKAKKVTRRISLVDSALAKELRQKGAYISSRTETLYYCISCAVYRGLVKVRAREERKVKMPLKP
- a CDS encoding branched-chain amino acid ABC transporter permease, which encodes MFDLIGFLISWLTLFGIYAILSLCLNMEIGYTGMANFGLVAFFGIGAFVASYTSMSIFLSFYGYDYPVYSLDAIIAIGKVAGRTPWLNIVVFLFSLALSFLVAGLSGYLISYPTLRVGPAFLGITILSFGEMLRVFMKHFTPTGGAYGILGIPHPFAWVSDPALKNLSFLVLTLAILAGTLVYFELLANSPYGRVLRSIREDEVASLCIGKPVPKIKAELLFVASGISGVAGALYAFYLGSVTPDMFITTVTFEVWSMVILGGRGNNFGSLLGTLVFTLLNRATSVLNFMLPGLLIDPNYIRWMITGALIVIILIYKPKGLLPEKPVKTEAWKIFEREKEKKHVSRRALTDVVSKALAYLKTALYWLIGRESG
- a CDS encoding DUF554 domain-containing protein, coding for MQGTIVNAIAVIVGSLIGIFLRGKFPDRVKGIVFQGIGLVTLFIGFQMALKTSNLIILFFSMLIGAITGEVLNVEGRIEGFGNFVKSKFSSGEDKFVEGFITAFLIFCMGSMTIVGSIEDGLNGNPSILYAKSMLDGFASISLASVLGFGVLFSAIPLLLYQGGITLLASLSKAFFTETVVNELSAAGGIILIGLGINLLEIRKIRVANLLPSLVFSAAITYLLPCLHII
- a CDS encoding branched-chain amino acid ABC transporter permease; translated protein: MAELANVINMAWYICIYSLMAVPLTLSYRTSKVLNFAHGIYATVGAYMPVLISKGLKMSVPFIPVIFVSFAFGATLAVITHVLVFSPLIKRRSTPVTLMIASMGAWIFIKYMFYAVLGVLQKTWLTPLFYVSPDIDVPSTLSLVGIEVNAKFLFTLALTAIVFALLAFFLMKTKTGMAVRAIADNLELAQISGISREKILMVTWAISGGLAAIGGLAWSLFAYVSPETGDSVILQVFACSVIGGLVSLPLTFIGSIIISFTENVLIVFLHSYLGIEYSFRPFLSFFVLVMTILIRPPAGAGGGLPYRYLPKVKAMCKSIFRMR
- a CDS encoding ABC transporter substrate-binding protein, whose amino-acid sequence is MSAQLPRLLVFLVIGLVIGAGLTYAYLSATYAELNVTVRNLNDKVAALQSMLGELNKTVEYKIGVSLPLTGELADVGVQWKTVVEMAIEDLNREMMKYGIRAKFTPVIQDDKTSPTEALVAVQTLHQAGIKVIIGPAASSQVKAVKSYADDNKIVIISPSSTSPTLAIPNDYIFRTVGSDAGQSRALAALVKSQGINKVIVFHRDDEYGVAFEEFFKKEFSALGGIAIGMKYASGLPDYASEVAQLSVRAREERVEGIVMITFDTDGVNILSHASRDPFLSSLRWFSSEGVHGARGLLEENIASFIKVTNLLGTRPLFRENPLLKEFAARYKARTGHDPPVFSANLYDAVMLAGWAIVRAGKYEGEAIRAALVEVANRYYGPSGLTMFDENGDKLLQDYSIWTVKFSEQERKYVYLDVGSYSAGVITMGE
- a CDS encoding PfkB family carbohydrate kinase, which produces MFDIVTVGHFAIDLILPPGEVKPRRRFGGPPTYVSLSAGKLGSRVSVISRVGGDFPARYVEWLEKRGVDLSGLKICEGSRTTSFLIKYYRDGSRDMFLKGRAPPISVEDLPQSLEAKSIHISPIAGEVSADLIRVSSGITPTVSLDPQGLLRRFDSDGRMSLRGVDSPDFLRYIKVFKSSEREMKVFTGISDIIGALRKVRAYGVDVAIATMGDRGSLISFDDKVFSVPAAKSRVIMDPTGAGDAFIGAFLSEYVNGEDPLWCACVGAAAASFLIERIGPKGFKGRKDVYRRALEVYSKALILNHI
- a CDS encoding ABC transporter ATP-binding protein; this translates as MALLELNNVTSGYGRMIVLEKIDMYVNEGEIVSLLGPNGAGKTTLLNTISGLADVFEGDIIFNGVSIKGRSPDKIAAMGIGYSPQQQNIFPNFTVEENLILGAYLRKDREVKKDIEEIFEIFPEIERRRHNLAKTLSGGERQMLAVARALMLKPKLLLCDEPTAGLAPKVASMLAKKMKEIRERGTTIIMVEQNAKIALSVSDRTYILAGGRIVSHDSSANLLMKKDLEQLYFK
- a CDS encoding ARMT1-like domain-containing protein, translated to MKVGVDCALCLFQRGYFEVLEATEDPELRFRALTQIFDMLAKGFRRDAVPAVLGTMRERIIKRVTGNPDPFADKKRMCNMEAMKLLPMAERIVSEARSDELRFRKACLCAIVGNVMEFNIPGHTFNFSDLRKLIFEAEQSLAIDDISEAFKAAKRSKLTVYLADNAGEIAFDALLIRELKKIGNKVVVAVKSEAVSNDATMEDALQVGLNMIADIVTTTGSDMMGLILSECSQDFLEIYGSADLVIAKGMGNAETITEMELNAPHLLLLRTKCVNVANYFGVERDKNVAKLMHPKQ
- a CDS encoding ABC transporter ATP-binding protein, with the translated sequence MTDPILLVQNVSKRFGGVEALKDVSLKVERGSITGLIGPNGSGKSTLFNIITGFYKPDSGSVFFEGRRIDGLNPNEIYDMGIARTFQIPRLFSSLTILENMMLSPKGQKGEKLFRAPFRKEWIKEELQIASEVKSLLKEFEMDGIYNSYAASLSGGHIKMVETSKGILGRAKLILLDEPTAGVHYAVGRSLFEYISYLRKTRNLTFFIIEHRIDLLFDYVDYVYVLHMGKVLSQGTPEEVSADPKVIESYIGGG